The genomic segment CCCTCTAAGCTTCGAGGAGCTCCTTAAGCTTTTCATTGAAGTCCTCGGTGTGAACGCCTTTACGCGTGAAGTAACTGATTATATTCCACAGATCCCTTTTTAGGAGGGCTACGGACATTTTATTCCGTTTTACAGTCGCCTGGGACCAGTCTATCACCACGGGGAAATCCCAGATCAAGATGTTGTACTCGCTCATGTCCCCGTGGACCATATCACCCCTCCTCCACAGACGTTCTATAACGCCCATAGTGAAGCTGTAAAGCTCTTCAAGGTCCTGGGGTTCAAGCTCACGCTCAACATCCTTAAGGCGCGGTGCTGGCCCCTCCTCCCCGATGAACTCCATCACAAGGATGTTGTTGCGGAAGATCTTTGGTTCAGGGACTCGAACGGCGTATTTGATGGCCCTCTGAAGGTTCTTGAACTCCCTACGCGTCCAGACGAAGACCAGCTTACGCATGTCCTTCGGCAGGTACCCCACGCGCGGGTCGGCCGCCAGGTACTCCCATATGCGGCGGAACTCGGTGGTGTACGTCCGGTAAACCTTCACCGCAACCTTCTTGCCTTCCGAGGTAACCCCAGCAAACACGTTCGCCTCCTTTCCAGTCGAGATGACCCCCTGGAGGTGCTCTATCCACCCCCTACGGTGGAGGTACGAAAGGGTCTCGGTCGTGCTCTTGTCGAACACCTCGTTGGCAATCTTATACAGTTCACTGCCCTTTTCACGACGCTCCCGTAATCCGGTGAGCTCTTCAATAGCCCTCTCAAACTCTCCTTCGGACATAGCCACCACACTGAGCTGAGGTCAGAGAAGCACATCGGCACCGCTCAGGAAATCCCGACTTACCTTGCCCCTTCTCAGGAGCCAGTCCACCTGGGTTCTGGTGTAGCGGTATACGATATCCCCGCGTTCATCCGACTGAACGGACCAGGGCTGGACTATGACGAGGTCGCCAACACGCATCCACATGCGTCTTTTGAGCTTGCCGGGTATCCTGCATCTCCGTATCCGCCCGTCCTCACACCTGACGTCCATCCAACCGGATCCGAGGGCCTGTTCAATCACACCGAAGATCTGACCCCCTCTTGGAAGGGGCACTCTAATCACTTCATCACCTTGAACCTGCCTGTTACTCTTTTTTCTTCCTTTATTTCCACGTCTGTGGTACGCCATGAATATCATCACCTCCTGAGGCTTGACTTGAGTCCTTATAAGTTTAAGCCTTGCAAAAATTTTCCAAAGCTGGTAGGTTGAAGCATTTTTAAAATTTTTGCAAACCTTGTGCCAAATATCCATAACCGGGCATTATGGGCGTATGAAGGTTTAAAAACGCACCAATTAAACTGGATTCTGGAGATGAACATGAACGCGGTGGAAGCGGAGAACCTCACGGTACTATACGGAGAGCAGCCCGCCCTGGAGGGACTCACGTTCAATGTTGAGGAGGGGGAGACCATGCTGCTCCTGGGCCCAAACGGGGCGGGAAAAACGACCCTACTCAGAACGATAGCGGCATTTCACGGTGAGTACTCCGGGAAGCTCCTCGTTTTTGGCGAACCTCCCTATAAAGCAAGGGATATAATCTCATATGTTCCACAGAGCCACTCCCTTAACGAACGCGTTCCGCTGACGGCCATAGAAGTCGTCGCAATGGGGAGTATTTACAGGGGAAGTTTTCTGCACTTCAGGATTCCTACCAGCGCCATGAATAAAGCCAAAGAGGTGCTGGGCTTCGTTGGCCTTGCCGGAAGGGAGAACCGGCTGTTCCGTGAACTGAGCGGAGGACAAAAGCAACGCGTTCTCCTTGCCAGGGCCCTCATGAGTGATCCCAGGCTACTGCTTCTCGACGAGCCGCTCTCCGCCCTGGACCCCTCGGCGAGGGTTGAGGTGACCGCGGTTCTGAGCAAGATAAAACGGGAGAGGGGGCTTACGATGATAATTACAACACACGATATCAACCCTCTGCTGGAGATAGGTGACAGGGTCATGCTGATAAATAAACGCCTCATAGAGTTTGGAAAGCCAGAAGAGGTTCTCAGGGACGATGTAGTGAAGTCGGTCTACGGTCCCCTGGCCAGAGCCGTGAAGGTTGAGGGAAAGCTGTTCTGCATAACGGGGGACGCCCATATCTACCACCGGAGGGAGGATATGTGATCCCAGAATACATCATCAGGGCGATCTTGGCCAGTATAACTGTCAGTGTCCTCCTGGGGCTTCTGAGCCCAATAATAAACATGAAAGGGCTCGCGTTTCTGACCCACGCCACGTTCCACTCCCTCCTATTCGGTGCGGTGCTTGGGATGGTTTTCGGTTTGATCCTGGAGAACCTCTCCCTCGTGATGGTAGTCGCCCTCATCGTGACGATAATAGTCGTTGTCCTGATCGCCGAACTCGAAAAGAAAGGATTTTCGTCGGATTCCGCGGTTGGCATCGTGGCCAGCTTTGTGGCGGGACTGACCGTTCTGAGCTTTGGAGTGCTTTACAAGGTGATGGCCACCAGACCGTACTTTCCCCTGAGCGAGGACATAGTCTCCTATCTGACGGGGGAGATATTCCTGATAACGCTCAACGACCTCCTGACCCTCGTGATCGGAGGGATGGTAGCGTTCTTCATCATGCTGTTGCTCTACAGGGATTTCCTGTACTTGAGCTTTGATCCAGAGGGGCTGGAAAGCTACGGAGGGAACTCAAGGGCATATCTGATGATCCTCTACGTCCTCGTAGGAGGCGTCGGAGCCCTGATAGTGAAGACCGTCGGCTTGATAACCCTCCAGGTGGTCGCGGTTCTGCCCGGGGCGATAGCGCTGATGATGAGCTCGGACATCAGAAAGA from the Thermococcus sp. genome contains:
- a CDS encoding serine protein kinase RIO; this translates as MSEGEFERAIEELTGLRERREKGSELYKIANEVFDKSTTETLSYLHRRGWIEHLQGVISTGKEANVFAGVTSEGKKVAVKVYRTYTTEFRRIWEYLAADPRVGYLPKDMRKLVFVWTRREFKNLQRAIKYAVRVPEPKIFRNNILVMEFIGEEGPAPRLKDVERELEPQDLEELYSFTMGVIERLWRRGDMVHGDMSEYNILIWDFPVVIDWSQATVKRNKMSVALLKRDLWNIISYFTRKGVHTEDFNEKLKELLEA
- the eif1A gene encoding translation initiation factor eIF-1A; translated protein: MAYHRRGNKGRKKSNRQVQGDEVIRVPLPRGGQIFGVIEQALGSGWMDVRCEDGRIRRCRIPGKLKRRMWMRVGDLVIVQPWSVQSDERGDIVYRYTRTQVDWLLRRGKVSRDFLSGADVLL
- a CDS encoding metal ABC transporter ATP-binding protein, producing MNAVEAENLTVLYGEQPALEGLTFNVEEGETMLLLGPNGAGKTTLLRTIAAFHGEYSGKLLVFGEPPYKARDIISYVPQSHSLNERVPLTAIEVVAMGSIYRGSFLHFRIPTSAMNKAKEVLGFVGLAGRENRLFRELSGGQKQRVLLARALMSDPRLLLLDEPLSALDPSARVEVTAVLSKIKRERGLTMIITTHDINPLLEIGDRVMLINKRLIEFGKPEEVLRDDVVKSVYGPLARAVKVEGKLFCITGDAHIYHRREDM
- a CDS encoding metal ABC transporter permease, whose protein sequence is MIPEYIIRAILASITVSVLLGLLSPIINMKGLAFLTHATFHSLLFGAVLGMVFGLILENLSLVMVVALIVTIIVVVLIAELEKKGFSSDSAVGIVASFVAGLTVLSFGVLYKVMATRPYFPLSEDIVSYLTGEIFLITLNDLLTLVIGGMVAFFIMLLLYRDFLYLSFDPEGLESYGGNSRAYLMILYVLVGGVGALIVKTVGLITLQVVAVLPGAIALMMSSDIRKILGVSLFLTLGVELSSVVLAYFTSIPPSGLATIMLGVIYGALLFRR